In one Roseburia intestinalis L1-82 genomic region, the following are encoded:
- a CDS encoding replication protein: MQVAENIQNPNTEATTKRQIQITLKFAPNKTRQLVSTQIAVTTKLAATEAIDTQMIMGVNMRTGQIEIAEYDGQIRGQMSFNDLQTQEPEAEPAQATTPAANATQPAAGTTEQQPTPTGKPLDLKNRNKKQAEVPADQEQEKAEAAAGELVPGRDFDPETGEVFENGRPPVDQPTTAEQPKSNQHKVITMGQKAVNA; encoded by the coding sequence ATGCAGGTGGCCGAGAACATTCAGAACCCGAACACAGAGGCAACCACCAAGAGACAGATCCAGATCACGCTCAAATTTGCACCGAACAAAACGAGACAGCTCGTAAGCACCCAGATCGCTGTCACGACCAAGCTCGCAGCAACCGAAGCGATCGACACTCAAATGATTATGGGCGTAAATATGAGAACCGGCCAGATCGAGATCGCAGAATATGACGGCCAGATCCGCGGGCAAATGTCTTTTAATGATTTACAGACTCAGGAACCGGAAGCAGAACCGGCTCAGGCTACCACTCCCGCTGCTAATGCGACACAGCCGGCAGCAGGCACCACAGAACAGCAGCCAACACCTACCGGCAAGCCTCTGGACCTGAAAAACAGAAATAAAAAGCAGGCAGAGGTTCCAGCCGATCAGGAGCAGGAAAAGGCAGAGGCGGCAGCAGGCGAACTCGTACCGGGCAGAGACTTCGATCCTGAGACGGGTGAGGTATTTGAGAACGGTCGTCCACCGGTCGACCAGCCAACAACCGCAGAACAGCCGAAAAGCAACCAGCACAAAGTCATTACAATGGGCCAAAAGGCCGTAAACGCATAA
- a CDS encoding ASCH domain-containing protein produces MKAITIWQPWAEFIAAGVKHNETRSWATKYRGPIAIHAAVKPIRQVVPLLSEKAFGLMVEKLEKASMANGELLTYFNYGEVIATAELVACHLITEEYLSTLPDTEKALGDYSLGRYAWELRNVKELPEPIKAKGQQGLWSWEA; encoded by the coding sequence ATGAAAGCAATAACAATATGGCAGCCGTGGGCCGAATTTATAGCCGCCGGCGTAAAACATAACGAGACAAGAAGCTGGGCTACAAAATACAGAGGGCCGATTGCGATCCATGCAGCAGTCAAACCAATACGACAAGTCGTACCGCTTCTGTCAGAGAAAGCCTTCGGACTCATGGTTGAGAAGCTGGAAAAAGCAAGCATGGCAAACGGTGAGCTCCTGACATATTTCAATTACGGAGAAGTAATTGCAACGGCTGAGCTTGTGGCGTGCCACCTCATAACAGAAGAATACCTCTCTACTCTACCGGACACCGAAAAGGCTCTCGGAGATTATTCTCTCGGCCGTTACGCATGGGAGCTGAGAAACGTCAAAGAACTGCCGGAGCCCATAAAAGCAAAAGGCCAGCAGGGGCTCTGGAGCTGGGAGGCATAA
- a CDS encoding Holliday junction resolvase RecU, with the protein MSNGRNSEGYPDPTPCEAERNIEYERRQQGRRAKYAGERFENMISAACNYYRSQNIADIEKTPEPMRPLKPYGDRRRGQYVAVFTKKAQNDYKGILNGGRCIAFEAKHTDADKIEASAVSDRQAELLENYEKMGASCFVLVSFKFEQFYRIPWSVWRDMKDIYGHKHLKRSEIQDYEIGLNHLGTLEFLKKTKGGTHNADTRA; encoded by the coding sequence ATGAGCAACGGACGAAATTCAGAGGGCTACCCGGATCCTACACCATGCGAAGCCGAGAGAAATATCGAGTATGAGCGCCGGCAGCAGGGCCGCCGTGCTAAATACGCCGGGGAACGCTTCGAGAATATGATCTCCGCAGCGTGCAACTACTACCGCTCCCAGAATATTGCGGACATTGAGAAAACGCCGGAGCCTATGCGACCTCTGAAACCATACGGAGATCGCAGACGCGGCCAATATGTCGCGGTTTTCACCAAAAAAGCCCAGAACGACTACAAGGGAATACTCAACGGCGGCCGGTGCATTGCCTTCGAGGCCAAACATACAGACGCCGACAAGATCGAAGCCTCTGCCGTGAGCGATCGGCAGGCTGAACTGCTGGAGAACTACGAGAAAATGGGCGCGAGCTGCTTCGTGCTCGTGAGCTTTAAGTTTGAGCAGTTCTACCGCATACCGTGGAGCGTCTGGCGAGATATGAAAGACATATACGGCCACAAGCACTTGAAACGCAGCGAGATCCAAGACTATGAGATCGGCCTCAATCATCTGGGTACGCTGGAATTTTTGAAAAAGACAAAGGGAGGAACGCACAATGCTGACACGCGCGCTTAA
- a CDS encoding DUF7768 domain-containing protein, with protein MKLAYICSPCRGDYEKNIIKAQEYCREAMNDGLLPLAPHVYFTQFVDDTNPEERKLGLRCGLQLLRHCQLIRVYGCKVSAGMYDEIQLAGVLDIEIQVFGPPEFIENVLEIYNHAAVTQRRPLRKHAVSAAAAYADQPAAAPLLAEAGKSLREVTAVHINIDPTEASELGEMIANSLKNGTSMLRGGA; from the coding sequence ATGAAATTAGCCTATATTTGCTCACCGTGTCGCGGTGACTATGAGAAAAACATCATCAAGGCGCAGGAATACTGCCGCGAGGCAATGAATGACGGCCTGCTGCCACTCGCCCCTCATGTGTATTTTACGCAGTTTGTGGACGACACCAACCCAGAGGAAAGAAAGCTCGGCCTGCGCTGCGGGCTCCAGCTCCTCAGACATTGCCAGCTTATCAGAGTTTACGGCTGCAAGGTATCTGCAGGAATGTATGACGAGATCCAGCTTGCCGGAGTGCTCGACATTGAGATCCAAGTTTTCGGCCCGCCGGAATTTATCGAGAACGTGCTGGAGATCTACAATCATGCAGCAGTAACACAGCGCAGACCTCTGAGAAAACACGCCGTCTCTGCCGCTGCTGCATACGCCGATCAGCCTGCTGCCGCTCCACTACTCGCAGAGGCCGGCAAGAGTCTCAGAGAGGTTACTGCGGTTCATATCAACATAGATCCGACGGAGGCCTCAGAACTCGGCGAAATGATTGCGAACAGTCTGAAAAATGGCACCTCAATGTTGAGAGGGGGTGCGTGA
- a CDS encoding methyltransferase has translation MLEPGAGSGNIIKTLQKYGDFSIDAVEIRPEEAQHLQDLGVNVIIDDFLSMDLGKKYDLIIGNPPFNQAIEFVEKSLGLLKPGGRLIFLLRTAFMESDQRFEFWQQEDHQLAGLYTLHKRPSFTGHGTDATSYSWFVWQPGSSRQTIKII, from the coding sequence GTGCTGGAACCGGGAGCAGGTAGCGGCAACATAATCAAGACACTACAAAAATACGGCGATTTTTCGATCGACGCGGTGGAGATCAGACCAGAGGAGGCACAACACCTGCAGGATCTCGGCGTCAATGTGATTATTGACGACTTCCTGAGCATGGACCTCGGGAAAAAGTACGATCTTATCATCGGCAACCCGCCATTTAATCAGGCGATCGAATTTGTTGAGAAAAGTCTCGGGCTACTTAAACCGGGCGGCAGGCTCATTTTCCTGCTCCGCACCGCGTTCATGGAAAGCGACCAGCGTTTTGAGTTCTGGCAGCAGGAAGATCACCAGCTCGCCGGACTCTACACCCTACATAAGCGCCCGAGCTTTACCGGACATGGAACAGACGCCACGAGCTACTCATGGTTCGTATGGCAGCCCGGCAGCAGTCGCCAGACAATAAAAATTATTTAA
- a CDS encoding ATP-binding protein, with product MAMNHQADHAISSPASQQPSDGWFYSSEERDWPEPPPEPVPCEYCGKLRYHKGKELSNMGDRIFWIPTAIPCNCPGAVEAREKERLEREQEEKRKAEDEIRRRVSRLRCDSGMRGRFLERTFSNYLTPDERTAKAKETAIRYAQNFDNMSQKKNGLFILGDIGVGKTHLAAAIANDLIQRGRPVICMTMIDMLARIKATYDKREISEGEILRVYETVPLLIIDDMGKEPPTDWGVSKIYTIINARYEGYKPTIVTSNYTDTELEKRLTPQNGDDMTARATVDRLREMCEALVMEGQSWRSR from the coding sequence ATGGCAATGAACCACCAAGCGGATCACGCTATAAGCTCACCGGCTTCACAGCAGCCGAGTGACGGCTGGTTTTACAGCAGCGAGGAAAGAGACTGGCCGGAACCACCACCGGAGCCGGTGCCGTGTGAATATTGCGGAAAGCTCCGGTATCACAAAGGCAAAGAACTCAGCAACATGGGTGACCGGATCTTCTGGATCCCCACCGCTATTCCTTGCAACTGCCCGGGAGCGGTCGAGGCTAGAGAAAAAGAACGGCTCGAACGGGAGCAGGAAGAAAAACGGAAAGCCGAGGACGAAATCAGACGCCGGGTGTCACGTCTCAGATGTGACTCAGGAATGAGGGGCCGCTTTTTAGAGCGAACCTTCAGCAACTACCTCACCCCGGACGAAAGAACGGCCAAAGCGAAAGAAACAGCCATACGATACGCCCAGAATTTTGACAATATGAGCCAGAAGAAAAACGGACTTTTCATACTGGGCGACATAGGCGTCGGAAAGACTCACCTCGCTGCTGCTATTGCCAACGACCTGATCCAGAGAGGCCGGCCGGTTATTTGCATGACAATGATCGACATGCTGGCAAGGATCAAGGCTACATACGACAAGCGCGAAATCTCAGAGGGCGAGATCCTGAGAGTTTACGAAACGGTCCCGCTCCTCATTATCGACGATATGGGGAAAGAGCCGCCGACAGACTGGGGCGTCTCGAAGATCTACACGATCATAAACGCCCGCTACGAAGGCTACAAGCCAACGATTGTAACAAGCAACTACACAGACACCGAGCTGGAGAAACGCCTCACTCCTCAGAATGGGGACGACATGACAGCGAGGGCCACTGTGGACCGGCTGCGAGAAATGTGCGAGGCGCTCGTCATGGAGGGCCAGAGCTGGCGCAGCAGATAA
- a CDS encoding single-stranded DNA-binding protein produces MNKVILMGRLTRDPEVRYTQGNEPMAIARYTLAVDRRGRKDGGEATADFIQCVAFRNNAEFAEKYLRQGTKIAITGRIQTGSYTDREGCKVYTTEVVVEEAEFAESKNKNSNQQEPPTGPASGDGFMNIPEGADDQLPFN; encoded by the coding sequence GTGAACAAAGTCATTTTAATGGGGAGGCTCACCAGAGATCCCGAAGTACGATACACGCAAGGCAATGAGCCTATGGCGATAGCCCGCTACACTCTCGCCGTGGACCGCAGAGGCAGAAAAGACGGAGGCGAAGCAACTGCCGACTTTATCCAGTGCGTTGCCTTTAGAAATAACGCCGAATTTGCTGAGAAATACCTGAGACAAGGCACAAAGATCGCAATAACCGGCAGGATCCAGACGGGAAGCTACACCGACCGTGAGGGCTGCAAGGTATACACTACCGAGGTTGTTGTTGAGGAGGCCGAGTTTGCAGAAAGTAAGAACAAAAACAGCAACCAGCAGGAGCCTCCAACCGGTCCTGCAAGCGGCGACGGTTTTATGAATATACCGGAGGGCGCAGACGATCAACTCCCTTTTAATTGA